The nucleotide window AAGCCCTCGCTAGCTAGGCGGTCTGCCTTTTTAGCAGCCTGCCCCAAGCCCTTTTCACGCAAAATATCGACTGCTTTCTCCATATCTCCGTTTGCTTCGGCAAGTGCCTTTTTGCAGTCCATCATACCAGCTCCAGTTGATTCTCGGAGCTCCTTTACCATTTGTGCTGTTATTTCCATTACTCTTCGTCCTCGCTTGCAAAATCTTCTTCGCTCATCGCTTCAGCCACGACTTCGTCTTTTTCTTCTTGGCTTACTGGCTCGCCTTGCTCAGCGTCTTGCTCTAGCAGGCTTTTGCCTTCGATTATAGCTTCACACATTTCCTGGCAGAAAAGCTGCACACTGCGAATGGCGTCATCATTGCCTGGGATTGGGTAATCAACAACGTCTGGGTCGCAGTTTGTATCGATTGGTGCTACTACTGGCATACCTAGGCGATTTGCCTCTTGCACTGCGATTTTTTCTTTCACGGTGTCGATAACAAATATCATATCAGGCAGGTTTTTCATATTGCGGATACCGCCCAAAGTCGCGATTAGCTTCTCTTTTTTGCGGCGTAGCATTAGGCCTTCTTTTTTAGTTAGCAGGTTGATTGAGCCGTCTTCTTCCATAGCTTCGATAACTTCAAGCTTTCTTATGCTCTGGCGAATTGTGCCAAAGTTTGTTAGCATTCCGCCTAGCCAGCGGTGATTTACATATGGCATACCGCACTTTTCAGCGTAGTCTTTGATAGCTTGGACGGCTTGCTTTTTAGTGCCAACAAATAGTATGGTCTTGCCCTCAGCTGCAGCGTCTCTTACTATATTATATGTGTAACGGAAGTAGCGGATGGTTTTTTGAAGATCGATTATGTAAATGCCCTTTCTCTCGCCAAAGATAAATTTTTTCATCTTTGGGTTCCATCTGCGTGTTTGGTGCCCGAAATGCACACCGCATTCTAGTAGATCTCTCATAGTTACCATAGTGTCTCCTTTGCCTATTTTAGGCGATTTAGTTTTACCTCCACACCCATTAACGCTTCAAATTTAATCTAAAACGCAACCAAACTCAGGACTGGTGTGTGTGAAATAAGGCTCGCATTCTAGCCAAAAATAGCTAAAATTTAGATAAATATTTAATCTGTTGTTAGGATTTTGTCTCTGCTTTATGTTATAACTTTTCCGTAAAAGTTCCGTAAAAATCTAGGCAAGCAAGCCTTGCGACAAAGCAGATTACTTTTCATGGTGGCAGTGCTACGATTTTTAGCATCTTATCATGTGTAGCAAAAATAATCGTTAGCACGTTTTTAAAAGCAAAGCAAGCAATAAATAAGTAACTTATTGAGTGTTGTTTGAGTCCTTTTTCATGCAGCAAACTGGAGGTGTGCTTTAGACGAGGCGGTTTTTAAATTTGCAAAAAAACAAAATTTAAAAACCAACAAAGCCCTAAGGCAAAAAGACAAGCAAAATCCTAAGCTTTAGCTTCTTTTATATTTATCACCCCTGCAAATCTGCCAGTAACGCCATCTCTACGGTATGAAAAATAATCAGCCTCAGAGGCAAAAGTACAAGCTCCGTCAAATTTAACATCCGTTATGCCAAGCAATTCAAACTCGGCTTTTAACGCAGCTTCCATATCAAAATGTCTGCCGCTTTCAGTTTTAAATTTATTAAACTCGCCCAAATCCATATCGCCTATTTCATAGTTTTCAGCCTTGATAAAAGCGCTAACAAAAGCTGATATATCCTCAGCCTTGGTACCGTAAAGTTCACCCATTTTTGCCACAGTTTTACTTAAAATTCGCGCACAAATCCCAGCCCTGCCAGCATGTACGGCTGCTATGGCGATATTGTTTTTATCATATAAAAGCACGCCAGCACAATCTGCCATAAGTACACCAAGCCCTAAATTTGGTACATTTGTAATAAGCGCATCACACTCAGGCTCAAACTCAGGCACATCACGCACCTCAACAACATTATCGCCATTTTGCTGATTCATAAAAACCAGCCGATTACCCACTAAAGAGCTTGAAAGCATCATACGATTTTGCCTGACATTATTTGTATTATCGCCCACATGATAAGCTAGATTAAAGCCACCGTAAACTCCGCTACTTACGCCACCTTGACGACGCGTAAAAAGCGCCTCTGCTTCCTTTGCTTTTAGTACATTCTTAAAGCGAGTTCTATCTGTCGCCATTGCTCCTCCTTTTGATTAGTTTGGCTTTTAAATTCAATCTGTCTCTGTATATACCTGGCTAAAAGATCTGTCTCTATATTTACCTTGCGCCCTACGGTGTATTCGCCAAAAAGCGTGTCCTTTAGGGTTATTGGGATTATGCTTAGCCGTACGCCAGTAGCGGTAATTTCACTAATTGTAAGGCTCACCCCATCAACCCCTATGCTACCCTTATGAGCCACTAAAGGCAGAGCATACTGGGGCAGGTCTATGTAAAAATCGCTCCCACTTTCTCTTTTTACTATCTTGCTGATTTTGCCAATAGCATCTATGTGCCCTTGCATCAAATGCCCGTCAATACGCTCTCCAAGCCGCATAGCTGGCTCTATATGCACTCTAGATTTGGCTTTATAATTTATCATAGCCAAATGCTCCACGCTCTCGCTACTTAGTCGCACACTAAAACCATCATCGTATATTGCGGTCGCACTCAAGCAGGCTCCATTTACTGCTATGCTATCGCCTATAGCCTCTGGGCGAAACTTAGATTTTAACCTTAGCTCATGTGCGCTTAAACTATAAACAGTGGCAATTTCTCTAATAAGTCCATTAAACATCAATCAAACCTAATACTAACAAGTCTATACATTTTATCAAAACGAAAGGTAAGCAAATTTTGCAAAATCCCAAAAAGCACCATAAAATTTACAAAACTACTCCCCCCATAGCTATAAAACGGCAGCGGCACGCCCACAACAGGCGCAAAGCCTATTGTCATGCTGATATTTACCCCCACGTAGATAAAGATTAAAACCGCCACACCAGTAGTCATAACTCGAGTAAAATAATCGCTCTTAAGCTTGTAATTTAAGCTAAGCAGGTGAAAAATAAGTAACCCATAAAGCCCCAAAAGCACGCAGCCGCCATAAAATCCAAAGCGCTCAATGGTATAAGCAAAAATAAAATCACTAGTGGCTATGGGCAGGAATTTAAAATGCGTCTGCGTCGCTTCGTCCTTTGGCTTGCCACTTAGCCCGCCACTACCTATGGCGATGATGGACTGCTGGACGTGATAACTTGGCTTTTCGGAGATAAAATCAGCTATGCGCTTTTTCTGATAATCGTGCAGATTTTCATAAAGTACGGGTGCTAAAATCGCAAGCCCCACAAAAATGCTAATCCAAATTTTTTTATTAACCCCTATGACAAAAAGCACCGCATAGCCCATAAGCAAAAGCACCATAGCAGTGCCTAAATCTGGCTCTTTGGCAATTAGCAAAAACGGCAACAAAATATAAAAACTAAGCCGCAAAAAATCACGTAAATTATACCCCTCCTCATCAGGTGGACGCTGCTTTATCAAATATGCTAGCATAAGCAAAAAAGCGGGCTTCATAAGCTCGCTGGGCTGAAGTGTAAAATGCACAAAAGGAATATCAAGCCACCGCTTTGCTCCAAGCTTACTAATACCAAAAATCTCAACACTAATAAGCAAGATAATATTTAACCAATAAATCGCTGGAATAATCCACTCAATCTTACGAATAGGCAATAGGAAAAACGCACAAAACCCAATAAATCCAACACCAAAATAGACAAGCTGTTTGTTTGCCAAGACGGCATTTGCCTCAAATATAAGTATATATGATAAAATAACAATAGGAAGTATTAAAATAGGCTGCACGAAGTCAAAATGTGTTAAAATACGCTTATCAAGCCTAATCAACGCCGTTCCTTTCAATGTAAAAACGGCAAAATTATATCAAGCTAAAAGGAAAAACTTGCTTAAATTTAAAGCCCTCACACCAAATCGCATAGATGTATTATTATCACTAAATCTAAATATCTCTCGCTCGCAGGCTGCAAATTTAATAAAATCAGAGTTAGTAAACCTAAACTCTCAAATAGCGAAAAAGCCCTCACAAATCGTAAGAATAGATGACGAAATATGGGTGAAAAAGCCCTCCATAACGCCGCTAGAGAATAAATTTGAAGTAGATTTTGATGTGGATATAATCTATGAAGATGATGACCTACTCGTGCTTAATAAGCCATCTGGAATAACAGTCCACGGCGCGCCAAGCGTCAAAGAGGCCACGCTTGTTGAGTGGCTAAACGAAAAAGGCTTCATGCTTTCAAATTTAAACGGCGAAGTACGAGCTGGCATAGTCCATAGACTAGATAAAGGCACAAGCGGAGCCATCGTAGTAGCTAAAAATAATGCCGCTCACGCAGCACTTTCAGCCCAGCTTGAGGATAAGTCCATGAATAGAATTTATCTAGCCCTAATAGACTTTCCATTAAAAGAGCCCTGCATAATAGACCGCGCTCTAGCTAGAAGTAGCCAAAATCGCCTAAAAATAGCCGTAAGCAAATCTGGCGGAAAAGCTGCAAAAAGCGCATTTGTAAATCTAATAACACAAGCTGATGCATTCGGTGCAAAACGTATCACAAACGCCGATTCTAGCACACTAA belongs to Campylobacter sp. 19-13652 and includes:
- the pgeF gene encoding peptidoglycan editing factor PgeF; amino-acid sequence: MATDRTRFKNVLKAKEAEALFTRRQGGVSSGVYGGFNLAYHVGDNTNNVRQNRMMLSSSLVGNRLVFMNQQNGDNVVEVRDVPEFEPECDALITNVPNLGLGVLMADCAGVLLYDKNNIAIAAVHAGRAGICARILSKTVAKMGELYGTKAEDISAFVSAFIKAENYEIGDMDLGEFNKFKTESGRHFDMEAALKAEFELLGITDVKFDGACTFASEADYFSYRRDGVTGRFAGVINIKEAKA
- the ribE gene encoding riboflavin synthase, coding for MFNGLIREIATVYSLSAHELRLKSKFRPEAIGDSIAVNGACLSATAIYDDGFSVRLSSESVEHLAMINYKAKSRVHIEPAMRLGERIDGHLMQGHIDAIGKISKIVKRESGSDFYIDLPQYALPLVAHKGSIGVDGVSLTISEITATGVRLSIIPITLKDTLFGEYTVGRKVNIETDLLARYIQRQIEFKSQTNQKEEQWRQIELALRMY
- a CDS encoding RluA family pseudouridine synthase, translated to MLKFKALTPNRIDVLLSLNLNISRSQAANLIKSELVNLNSQIAKKPSQIVRIDDEIWVKKPSITPLENKFEVDFDVDIIYEDDDLLVLNKPSGITVHGAPSVKEATLVEWLNEKGFMLSNLNGEVRAGIVHRLDKGTSGAIVVAKNNAAHAALSAQLEDKSMNRIYLALIDFPLKEPCIIDRALARSSQNRLKIAVSKSGGKAAKSAFVNLITQADAFGAKRITNADSSTLISAKLFTGRTHQIRAHLASISRHILGDDLYGFKRQNGKIARIMLHAYMLNFKHPRTGELMSFIAPFDEVFATTLSDKFNQGLIDEKTAPKYLNNAFSDVSKWLCYT
- a CDS encoding FtsW/RodA/SpoVE family cell cycle protein codes for the protein MIRLDKRILTHFDFVQPILILPIVILSYILIFEANAVLANKQLVYFGVGFIGFCAFFLLPIRKIEWIIPAIYWLNIILLISVEIFGISKLGAKRWLDIPFVHFTLQPSELMKPAFLLMLAYLIKQRPPDEEGYNLRDFLRLSFYILLPFLLIAKEPDLGTAMVLLLMGYAVLFVIGVNKKIWISIFVGLAILAPVLYENLHDYQKKRIADFISEKPSYHVQQSIIAIGSGGLSGKPKDEATQTHFKFLPIATSDFIFAYTIERFGFYGGCVLLGLYGLLIFHLLSLNYKLKSDYFTRVMTTGVAVLIFIYVGVNISMTIGFAPVVGVPLPFYSYGGSSFVNFMVLFGILQNLLTFRFDKMYRLVSIRFD
- the rpsB gene encoding 30S ribosomal protein S2; protein product: MVTMRDLLECGVHFGHQTRRWNPKMKKFIFGERKGIYIIDLQKTIRYFRYTYNIVRDAAAEGKTILFVGTKKQAVQAIKDYAEKCGMPYVNHRWLGGMLTNFGTIRQSIRKLEVIEAMEEDGSINLLTKKEGLMLRRKKEKLIATLGGIRNMKNLPDMIFVIDTVKEKIAVQEANRLGMPVVAPIDTNCDPDVVDYPIPGNDDAIRSVQLFCQEMCEAIIEGKSLLEQDAEQGEPVSQEEKDEVVAEAMSEEDFASEDEE